In Gemmatimonas sp. UBA7669, the genomic stretch GCCGCTCCCAGTCGATGCCCCAGACGTACACCGATTCCCGGCGGCCATCGGGATACTCCACCGGGAGCTCGAGCCCCTTCATCAGATCCCGGTGGAACGCGAGGTTGCGGCGGATGGTATCGACCCCATCCGGACGCGCCAGGCGGGCCACTGCCTCGTCGAGCGCGCCGCCCGGCAGATCGGAGTAGCGGCGGGCGAGGTTGCCGCGCAGGATGTCCCGCAGCACCACCTGCTCCGGCGGCCGGTCGAGCTCGAGCCCCCAAAGATGGGTGTAGCCGACCTGCTCCAGTCGTTCGATGGTGGTGCGCTCGAAGTCGGTTTCGGTGCCGCGGTGCTGGGACATATGGGCCAATGCTAAAGACGGCTAAAGACGGGCTTAAGCCATGGCGATTTGAGGACGGCTTTAGAAAAGCCTTGAAAGACAACAGTTTACAGGATCTCTATAGCCCATGGCGTGGCGTTGGTGATCAAAGGGCATCGGTACGATCTAAGGCGCGGACGAATCGGAAGCCTCTTCTGGGCCCTCGTCCGGCCCCGGGTACCAGCGAGCCCAGCGCCGCAGCCCACGCGGGTGAACTTCGCCGCTGCGACGCATCTCCGCGAGGAGCAACTGGACCCTGCGCTGCCCAAGCTGAGGCAAGACCTGTACAAGGTCAGCGAGCGGACTCCCCTCGGTGGCGTTCTCCCGGATGTGTTTGACCAGGAGCGCCTTGTTGGTGTCGTGATCGAGCCCGCGTTTTCGCGTATACGTGCCGCGCTCGCCCAGCTGCCCGTAGAGCGCCCGTGACAGCAGCAGCCGCCGACCGACTCGTTCGATGGCGCCGAGATCGATGAGCCGCTTCACCTGCGCGCGGAGCGTGTCCGGCACCAGTTCCTCCCGCTGTACGTGGTCGAGGACGAGATAGTCCCGCGTGGTGAACGACTCCAAACGTTCAGCCCCGAGCTTCTCGAGAAAGCGCACGAAAGCCGGATTGCCGATCTCGCCATGCAAGATGAGACGCACCTGATGATCGTCCGTGCCGGTGAAGTCGGGCCGCGGCTGGCTGTTGCGGATCAATCGCTCGTACATGCGATCCATACCCTGTCCAGATCGCTCGACGAGCCGGCATCGGGACAGGGCCTCGGCGATACAGCGGTTCCGCGGCTCCTGCCGATCCAGCACGTTCTCCGGCGTGATGCCCGGCGGGAAGCCACCGGGACTCACGATCTCGAGGCGCCTGGGGAACTGTCGAACGAATACCGAGCCCGGGCGGCGGTAGTCGCGGTGGCTGATCGCGTTGAGCAGTGCCTCGCGGACCACGGCCTCGTCGAAGGTGGGAAGCTCGACCCGAAAGAGACCGTCGAGCACCATCTGTCGGTCGTTCCGGAGATTGATGCGCTCCCACAACTCTTCATACCACGCGAAGAAGCCGCGCCGGAATTCGAGCCGCTGCTGATAGGGCAGGGAGCCATCGGACGAGCGATACTCGAAGATGACCTCGGCGGCGGCGAGGTGCTGGCGGAGTGCGTCTTCGCTGCCCAGCAGGATGAGCGCCGCGCGGGTCAACGACCCGCCGACAAACAGACCGGCATCGGAGAGCAACTGCGCAGTGGAGAGACTGCGAACAGCGGGGTTGCCGGAGCGCGTGGCCCATACCGAGCGGAAGTTCTCAACGGCCACGGCATCGAGCGCATCGAAGCCGACCTGCGCCACGGCGCCGGCACTGAAGTCCGGTTCCGACTCCGCCGCGATCTGCTGCAGCCGGTCGAACGACATGGGTACGAGTTGTTCACCGGCACGCATGAGATAGCGTCCGTCGCGCTGCAGCGCTTCACCACGGGGACGTGAGAGCGCATGGAACACCACCACGCGCCCCTCCGGGTGTATGATTTCTTCGACGTCGATGCGCCGCCGGAGCACCTGCCAGGCCTGTTCGCGCGCATGCTGCACATCGGGGAACGCGGCCGTGCCCACGATGCGCCGCGGACGCGCGTTGCTCACGCCGAGCACGAGTTTTCCTCCGCCCTCGTTGGCGAGCGCCACGCAGTAGTCGAGCGCCTTCTGGAACTCGAAGGAGACCTTGGCCTCCTTGAATTCCAGGTGCTCGTCCTCGCGAGGCGCGTTGAGCCAGCGTTCGAGTTCGGCGAGCGACGTGGACATGTTCAGGTTAGACGGCGGCGCCGACCGCGCGTTCAGCGTCGCGCAGGCGGATGGCGCCGGACAGGAGTTGCGGGAGGAGTGTGTCGCGGAGGGCGGCGAGGGTGCGGTTTTCGCGTTCGTTTGAGTGAATGCGCAGATACAGTGGTTCTATGACATCCGCCGCACTCTCCACCACCTGCGATGGAGGAAGGGCAACTCGAACTTGAGACAGATGCTCCCGCTTGATGTGTCCCATCGTGGTTGCCTTCCCTGCAGCTATCTCCTGAAACTGGGGGAGGGCAAAGTCGAGGTGATGATGAACAAACCACTGAGGCCAGGTGCTGCATATGACCTTAAAGATGTGCTGGTTTATCAGCGACTCCTCGCCGTGCCATCGTGCCACTCGCAGGCTTCCCGACCAGGAGAAAAGGAGATCACCCGCGCGAGCGATATTTTCATCGCTTGCGGCGACATCGTTAAATACGGTCGAGCCACGTGCTTCACCTCCCAGTTCAGCGATTCGAATCACCATTCGGCCAACGCCAGAGGCTCGGGTGGTAAAGTTTCGGCCATTTACGAAGGACGCGAGATCACGAATGGTTCCAATACGCCAGCCATTGGGCAGTGAATCGCCTAAACCTGACGCGAATGCCGAAGGCACTCGCTCGTGTAGCGCGGGCGAGACTCCCAACGCTCGCCGCCCCTCGGCCTTAGCCACGACCGGGTCGAAGTCCACAAACCACGAACGAAAGAGCGCAGCCGCCGTCGCTTCCAGGGTGTGGTTCATGCGTCGGTTGGACTGTAGCTTCGCCTCGATCGACCACAACAGTCGTGCAATTCCATTCTGCTCGTGTATCGATGGGAGGTCGAACTCGAACGCCTCAATTCGCGAGGGTGCCGTGTGCACGATCTTCGTCCCGGAAGACGAAGCAACGAGTTCTTTGTTCAGCTCGCGCCACAGGAACAACCAGTAGACGAAGTCGGCAGATACCGCCTCGGGCTCGGAAATCACCACCTTTCCTATCCGTTGGTTGTGCAGGTATGTGCGCCCATCGTCCGGAACCCGAGCCGGGAGACCGAGGATTTCACCTCCCGGCGTCTGGCACGTCATCACTACCAGTATGTCCCCGGGGTCTAGCTCGTACTCCTTCGGGTAATCACCGCGATACTCCTTCCATGTTGTATTGCCAACTCTGAAGCCGCCCGCATAGTCGAAGTTCCCGATGGAAACCACGATGGGTAGGCCGGTAAGCTCCAATGCGAAGCTGTCGCTCTTAAACGGCCAGCCATGTTTGATTCGAAGCAGCTCGCCAAGCGAGCAGCGACGCCATGAACTAGTCATCTGGCATCACCGTCGCGAGGCACTCGCGAATCAGACTCGAAAGTCGCTCCGACTCCCGGAGTTGTTCGTCGAGAGTCGCTAACAGCTCTGGGAAACGATCCTCAAATGGAACTTCGTCGTCGTCGGTACCAATGTTTCCCACATACCGCCCCGGCGTCAGTGCGTATCCATGTCCCCGCACCTCGTCGAGCGAGGCCACCCGACAGAACCCCGGCGCTGCCTCCGGTGCGCCGGTCCGACGAAACTCGCGATACACGGCCGCAATGCGCTCGATTTCCTCGTCGGTCAGTTGCTTCTGCTTGCGCGACCCTGGCATCAGTGCACCGAGCTTCTTCCCGTCGATGAACAGGATTTCGCCCTCTCGATTACGGAAGCCGTTCCCGCCCTTGCGACTCTTCGAAAGGAACCACAGCGCACACGGAATCTGGGTGTTCGCGAACAGCTGGCCCGTGAGCTGAAC encodes the following:
- a CDS encoding ATP-binding protein produces the protein MSTSLAELERWLNAPREDEHLEFKEAKVSFEFQKALDYCVALANEGGGKLVLGVSNARPRRIVGTAAFPDVQHAREQAWQVLRRRIDVEEIIHPEGRVVVFHALSRPRGEALQRDGRYLMRAGEQLVPMSFDRLQQIAAESEPDFSAGAVAQVGFDALDAVAVENFRSVWATRSGNPAVRSLSTAQLLSDAGLFVGGSLTRAALILLGSEDALRQHLAAAEVIFEYRSSDGSLPYQQRLEFRRGFFAWYEELWERINLRNDRQMVLDGLFRVELPTFDEAVVREALLNAISHRDYRRPGSVFVRQFPRRLEIVSPGGFPPGITPENVLDRQEPRNRCIAEALSRCRLVERSGQGMDRMYERLIRNSQPRPDFTGTDDHQVRLILHGEIGNPAFVRFLEKLGAERLESFTTRDYLVLDHVQREELVPDTLRAQVKRLIDLGAIERVGRRLLLSRALYGQLGERGTYTRKRGLDHDTNKALLVKHIRENATEGSPLADLVQVLPQLGQRRVQLLLAEMRRSGEVHPRGLRRWARWYPGPDEGPEEASDSSAP
- a CDS encoding restriction endonuclease subunit S; translated protein: MTSSWRRCSLGELLRIKHGWPFKSDSFALELTGLPIVVSIGNFDYAGGFRVGNTTWKEYRGDYPKEYELDPGDILVVMTCQTPGGEILGLPARVPDDGRTYLHNQRIGKVVISEPEAVSADFVYWLFLWRELNKELVASSSGTKIVHTAPSRIEAFEFDLPSIHEQNGIARLLWSIEAKLQSNRRMNHTLEATAAALFRSWFVDFDPVVAKAEGRRALGVSPALHERVPSAFASGLGDSLPNGWRIGTIRDLASFVNGRNFTTRASGVGRMVIRIAELGGEARGSTVFNDVAASDENIARAGDLLFSWSGSLRVARWHGEESLINQHIFKVICSTWPQWFVHHHLDFALPQFQEIAAGKATTMGHIKREHLSQVRVALPPSQVVESAADVIEPLYLRIHSNERENRTLAALRDTLLPQLLSGAIRLRDAERAVGAAV